The genomic region TTAATGTATGATCCAACAATAGTTAGTAGAGCAGGTCTTATATTATCAACAATATTTAGCAATAAAGAAATAGATTCTGTTGTAACTGTTGAAACGAAGGGAATTCCTTTGGCTTATGAGGTCTCGAAAAATTTAGGAATTCCTCTTGTAATAATAAGAAAAGAGGGTAAAGTTACAGAAGGTTCAACAGTAAGTATAAACTATCTTTCTGGAACAAGCGGAAGAATACAGCAGATGTCTTTATCAAAGAAATTAATGAAACCTAATAGTAAGTGCATTTTTATAGATGACTTTTTAAGAGGTGGAGGAACTGCAAAAGGAATAATAGATTTATTAAATGAATTTGATAGTAAGTTAGTTGGAATTGGAGTTTTAATAGATAATATAGGTGTGAAGAATAAACTTATTTCTGATTACATATCTTTAATTGATCTAAATAATTTAGATAAGGATAAAGAACTAGAAATAACTCCTTCTAAAATATTTGATGGAGATAATTTTAATTTATAAAAGAAATTATAAAAATTTTTAAAAAATTCTAAATAAAAAAAGGATTTATTGAATTTTTATAGAACTTTTTAAAGTATAACATCTAACGGAGGTGTAATATAATGACAATAACTGATGTGAGAATAAGAAAGATAGCTGCAGAAGGAAAAATGAAAGCTATAGTTTCTGTTACATTTGACAATGAATTTGTGGTTCATGACATTAAAGTAATCGAAGGACAAAATGGATTGTTTATTGCTATGCCTAGTAGAAAAACTCCAGATGGAGAGTTTAAAGATATAGCACATCCTATTAATACAAGTGCTAGAGAAAGGCTTCAATCAGCAATATTAGAAGCATATGAAAAAGCTAAAGCAGAAGAAACTGAAACTGTAATAGAGTAATTTATGTTACTGAAAAATAAAGGGGAAGACCCTTTATTTTTTTGCTTATATTTAAAAATTTATAGGACAAATAAGGTTGAAATGCATATTCTAATGCAATATAATAGAATGAGTGATTACGAACATTCTTTTCAAATCATAGAAATTTGTACTTAATGTTCTATAGTGAGGTGTTTTTTATGTATAAATGCGCTATTATTTTAGCGGCAGGACAAGGAACAAGAATTAAATCTGATATTCCTAAGGTCTTACACAAAGTATGTGGAAAAGAAATGGTTAACCATGTTATAGACACCATGAGAAAAGCTAGTATAGATGATGTTAATGTAATAGTAGGAAAAGGAGCAGAATTAGTAAAAGAAAAAACTTCTTTTAAAAATATCACATATTCATTGCAGGAAGAACAATTAGGAACTGGTCATGCTGTAAAATGTGCTGTTGAATTTTTAAAAGGGAAAAAAGGAGTTGTTGGTGTTTTTGCAGGAGATGCTCCATTAATTAAGCCAGAAACAGTTGAAAATTTATTTAATGAACATTTAGTAAAGGGTAACTCAGCAACTTTGTTAACTTCAATGGTTGAAGACCCAACTGGCTATGGAAGAGTAGTTAGAGCTGGGGATGAAGTATTAAAAATAGTTGAACATAAGGATTGTTCGCCAGAAGAATTGAAAATCAGAGAAATGAATGCAGCAATTTATTGCTTTGATATAGAAAGTTTAGTAGAGTCCTTAGATAAATTATCAAATGATAATAACCAGGGTGAATACTATTTAACTGATGTTATTGGTATTCTTAAAAATGAAGGGAAAAAAGTTGGAGCTATTGTTATAGATTATGAAGAAACAATAGGTGTAAATTCAAGAGTACAGCTTGCAGAAGCTGAAGAGATATTAAGAAATAGAATAAATTTAATGCATATGAATAATGGTGTAACTTTAATAGATCCTAAATCAACATATATTGGAGCTGATGTTGAAATAGAAAGAGACACTGTTATATATCCTAATAATGTATTAGAAGGTAACACTAAAATAGGTAAAGGTGTAATTATATATCCAAATTCAAGGATTTCAAATAGTGAGATAGACGATTTTGTTGAAATACAAGCTTCTGTTATTTTAGATAGTAAAATTGGAGAAGGTACAACTGTAGGTCCATTTGCTTATATAAGGCCAGATTCTGTAATTGGAAATAATGCAAGAATTGGTGATTTCGTAGAAATTAAAAAATCTAATATTGGGAATAATACAAAAGTATCTCATTTAACTTATATAGGTGATGCTTCTGTAGGTGAAAATTGTAACTTTGGTTGTGGAACAGTAGTAGTAAATTATGATGGCAAAGTTAAGCATAAAACAGAAATAGGAAATAATAGTTTTATAGGCTGTAATACAAATTTAGTATCGCCAGTTAAGATTTCTGATAACACCTATATTGCTGCTGGCTCAACGATAACTAACAATGTAAATGAAGGCGAACTTGCAGTAGCAAGAGCTAGACAAGTAAATATTCCAGGCTGGGTAGCTAAAAAAGGCTTAGATAAAAAATAGTATTTTAAATAAATGCAAATTAATTGCGAAAATTTTAAGGAGGTCTCCCCAAAATGATAACCCAAGGAAAAAATATTAAAATCTTTACTGGAAACTCTCATCCAGAATTAGCAAAGGAAATTGCAGATATTCTGCAATTACCTTTAGGTAAATCAAAGGTATCAACTTTTAGCGACGGTGAAATATCAGTAGATATACTAGAATCAGTTAGAGGAACAGATGTATTCGTAGTTCAATCTACAAGTTCACCAGTAAATAATAACCTTATGGAACTTTTAATTATGATAGATGCCTTTAAGAGAGCATCAGCAGGAAGAATTAACGTTGTTATGCCATACTATGGTTATGCAAGACAAGATAGAAAGGCAAAGTCTAGAGATCCAATAACAGCTAAATTAGTAGCAGATTTATTAACTGCTGCAGGAGCAGATAGAGTTTTAACAATGGATTTACATGCAGCTCAAATACAAGGATATTTTAATATACCTGTTGATCACTTATTAGGAGCTCCTATTTTAGCAGATTACTTTATAAAAAAAGGATTTGCTGAAGATGAAGATGTAGTAGTTGTATCACCAGACTTAGGAAGTGTTACAAGAGCAAGAAATTTTGCTGATAAATTACATGCACCAATAGCTATTATAGATAAGAGAAGACCAAGAGCTAATGTATCTGAAATAATGAATATTATAGGAGAGATCAAGGGCAAGAAGTGCATATTAATTGACGATATGATAGATACTGCTGGAACAATAGCAAATGCAGCAAATGCATTAAAAGATTTAGGAGCTAAAAATGTGTATGCATGTTGTACTCATGGAGTTTTATCTGGACCAGCTTTTGAAAGAATAAATAATTCTGCAATAGAAGAATTAGTTATGTTAAATACAATTAAATTACCAGAAAATAAAGATGTATTGAAATTTAAGTCATTATCAGTAGCTCCTTTATTTGCAGAAGCAATAAAGAGAATATACAACGATGAACCAATAAGTAAATTATTTGATTAGTACATATAGTCAATTGGCAATGAAGAATTGATAATTGACAATTTTGGAAATAATTCAGCAAGGCTGGATTATGAGGAACTTATAAAAATCCTTCGCTTTAAGCGAAGGATTTTTTTATATCCCTTCTCAATTCCACACTCATAACTACTAATTCCGCATTAATATAATTAACTTTTTGTTAAAAGCTCCAATAATTCCTTAGAAGAGGTTATAATAATAGACAAAGGAGTTGATTTGTTTGGATAATAAATTAGGTAAAGTATTAATAGTTGATGATGATAAAAATATCTGTGAAATAATAGATATATATATGTTAAATGCAGGATATGATACCAGAAAGTGTCATAGCGGAAAAGAGGCATTAGAGTTATTTGAAACTATAAAGCCAGATTTAGTTTTATTGGATATTATGCTTCCTGGAATTGATGGAGTAGAAGTATTAAAGGCAATAAGAAAAAATAGTCAAGTTCCTGTAATTATGCTTACAGCAAAAGGAGATACCTTTGATAAAGTTTTGGCCTTAGAGCTTGGAGCAGATGATTATATTGTTAAGCCTTTTGAGCCAAAGGAATTATTAGCTAGAGTTAAGGCTGTAATGAGAAGATATAACTTTACTGAAAAGGATCCAGAAATATTAAATTTTGATGATTTAACAATAGATATAAAGTCTTATACTGTTTTATATAAAGGTGAGGAAGTTAAAATGCCTCCAAAGGAGTTTGAATTACTTCATTACTTAGCAAAAAATAAAAACAAAGTATTTACAAGAGACCAGCTGCTTTGTGAAGTTTGGGGATATGACTATCCAGGTGATTCTAGAACTGTAGATGTTCATATAAAAAGATTAAGAGAAAAAATAAAGGGCGGAGAAAATTGGCAGTTAGAAACAGTTTGGGGTGTAGGTTATAAGTTTGAGGTGAAATAATGAAGAAAAAAAGTGTAATAAATAGATTTTTAATTGCATTTTCTTCTATTACCTTAATAATATTAATGATAATTGGCGGAATAATATCGGCTTGGTTTAGCATAAGTTATTCAAAGCAAAAAAAAGAGCTTTTAAATAAACATTTAGAATTAATGGAAAGTTACATTGGTGAAATCTTTGAGGAAAATAGTGATTTTGCCTATAATAAATTAAAAAATTCCATGGAAGTATTAAGCATATCCTTAAACATGGATACAATAATATTAGACAGGCAAGCTTATGTATATGCTGTATCTAATGATGAATTTAGCTATTTAAAATATAATAAATTTGAATTAGAAGATATTGATTTAAAAGAATTAACGCCAGAGGAAATAGCAGAAAGTCAATTTATATCTAAAAATAATGAAAAGAAAAAATCATATATAAAGGCATTAATCAATAAGCAAGACTTAATAGGATATATATATATAGTTGAAGATAATAAACCAATAACTTATATAAAGAATTTATATTTTATAATTTGGGCTTTATTAGCTATAGCTTTTATTTTAATAAGTTTAGTAAGTTTTTATATTGCTAAAAAGACTATTAGAACGCCAATAAAGAAAATCAATAATGCAGCTCAAAAAATTTCAAAGGGAGAGGTACAAAAAAGGATATACATAGATTCTCAAGATGAAATAGGAGAACTTGCAGAATCTTTTAACACTATGGCAGAGTCTATAGAAAGGGCAGATATTGTAAGAAGGGATTTTATATCAAATGTATCTCATGAACTTAGGTCACCAATAACATCTATAAAGGGATTTATAACAGGAATATTAGATGGAGTAATTCCAAAAGATAAAGAAAACTATTATTTAAATATTGTAAATGAAGAAATTCAAAGATTATCAAGATTAGTAAGTGATTTATTAGATATATCTTCTTTAGAATCAGGTAAATTTAATTTAAATATTGTAAGTTTAGATATTAATGAGATTATTACCTTATGTATTTTAAATTTAGAAAGAAAGATAAAAGAAAAAAATATGAATGTTGAAGTCCTATTTAGCAATAGGCATGAATATTGCATAGCTGATAGAGATAGAATAATTCAAGTTGTTACAAATCTCCTTGAAAATGCTATAAAATATGGAGACAATGATGGAAAAATTAAAATAGAAACCTATCCTAAAGGAAATTTAGTTTATATTAGTGTATTTAATACAGGACCTACTATAGAAAAGGAAAATTTAAATAAGATATGGGAAAGATTTTATAAAAATGATAAATCAAGAACAAATAAAATAAGTACTGGATTAGGACTTCCTATTGTTAGATTAATATTATGCCAACATAACCAAGACATATCTGTAGAAAACATTGAGGATAAGGGTGTTAAGTTTACTTTTACTTTATCAAGACAAATTGATCAGTAAATAGTATTGGAGGGTAAAACTTTGAGAGATGATTTTAATAAAGAAATAAAAG from Clostridium isatidis harbors:
- the spoVG gene encoding septation regulator SpoVG is translated as MTITDVRIRKIAAEGKMKAIVSVTFDNEFVVHDIKVIEGQNGLFIAMPSRKTPDGEFKDIAHPINTSARERLQSAILEAYEKAKAEETETVIE
- a CDS encoding sensor histidine kinase, with the translated sequence MKKKSVINRFLIAFSSITLIILMIIGGIISAWFSISYSKQKKELLNKHLELMESYIGEIFEENSDFAYNKLKNSMEVLSISLNMDTIILDRQAYVYAVSNDEFSYLKYNKFELEDIDLKELTPEEIAESQFISKNNEKKKSYIKALINKQDLIGYIYIVEDNKPITYIKNLYFIIWALLAIAFILISLVSFYIAKKTIRTPIKKINNAAQKISKGEVQKRIYIDSQDEIGELAESFNTMAESIERADIVRRDFISNVSHELRSPITSIKGFITGILDGVIPKDKENYYLNIVNEEIQRLSRLVSDLLDISSLESGKFNLNIVSLDINEIITLCILNLERKIKEKNMNVEVLFSNRHEYCIADRDRIIQVVTNLLENAIKYGDNDGKIKIETYPKGNLVYISVFNTGPTIEKENLNKIWERFYKNDKSRTNKISTGLGLPIVRLILCQHNQDISVENIEDKGVKFTFTLSRQIDQ
- the glmU gene encoding bifunctional UDP-N-acetylglucosamine diphosphorylase/glucosamine-1-phosphate N-acetyltransferase GlmU, with the protein product MYKCAIILAAGQGTRIKSDIPKVLHKVCGKEMVNHVIDTMRKASIDDVNVIVGKGAELVKEKTSFKNITYSLQEEQLGTGHAVKCAVEFLKGKKGVVGVFAGDAPLIKPETVENLFNEHLVKGNSATLLTSMVEDPTGYGRVVRAGDEVLKIVEHKDCSPEELKIREMNAAIYCFDIESLVESLDKLSNDNNQGEYYLTDVIGILKNEGKKVGAIVIDYEETIGVNSRVQLAEAEEILRNRINLMHMNNGVTLIDPKSTYIGADVEIERDTVIYPNNVLEGNTKIGKGVIIYPNSRISNSEIDDFVEIQASVILDSKIGEGTTVGPFAYIRPDSVIGNNARIGDFVEIKKSNIGNNTKVSHLTYIGDASVGENCNFGCGTVVVNYDGKVKHKTEIGNNSFIGCNTNLVSPVKISDNTYIAAGSTITNNVNEGELAVARARQVNIPGWVAKKGLDKK
- the purR gene encoding pur operon repressor, translating into MEKLTRNNRVVAITKLLTENPNKIIGLNKFSGLLNAAKSTISEDIVIVREVFAKLNMGKIETIAGAAGGIKYIPSINKDEAREFAEGLCELLKDESRIIPGNFIYVTDLMYDPTIVSRAGLILSTIFSNKEIDSVVTVETKGIPLAYEVSKNLGIPLVIIRKEGKVTEGSTVSINYLSGTSGRIQQMSLSKKLMKPNSKCIFIDDFLRGGGTAKGIIDLLNEFDSKLVGIGVLIDNIGVKNKLISDYISLIDLNNLDKDKELEITPSKIFDGDNFNL
- a CDS encoding response regulator transcription factor, whose protein sequence is MDNKLGKVLIVDDDKNICEIIDIYMLNAGYDTRKCHSGKEALELFETIKPDLVLLDIMLPGIDGVEVLKAIRKNSQVPVIMLTAKGDTFDKVLALELGADDYIVKPFEPKELLARVKAVMRRYNFTEKDPEILNFDDLTIDIKSYTVLYKGEEVKMPPKEFELLHYLAKNKNKVFTRDQLLCEVWGYDYPGDSRTVDVHIKRLREKIKGGENWQLETVWGVGYKFEVK
- a CDS encoding ribose-phosphate diphosphokinase — protein: MITQGKNIKIFTGNSHPELAKEIADILQLPLGKSKVSTFSDGEISVDILESVRGTDVFVVQSTSSPVNNNLMELLIMIDAFKRASAGRINVVMPYYGYARQDRKAKSRDPITAKLVADLLTAAGADRVLTMDLHAAQIQGYFNIPVDHLLGAPILADYFIKKGFAEDEDVVVVSPDLGSVTRARNFADKLHAPIAIIDKRRPRANVSEIMNIIGEIKGKKCILIDDMIDTAGTIANAANALKDLGAKNVYACCTHGVLSGPAFERINNSAIEELVMLNTIKLPENKDVLKFKSLSVAPLFAEAIKRIYNDEPISKLFD